In Podarcis muralis chromosome 7, rPodMur119.hap1.1, whole genome shotgun sequence, the genomic stretch TTGAATAAAGTTGTCGCCTTTGAGAGCAGCCCCAAGATCACTTTCCACAAAGGTGGGTTGGGTCGCATTGGCGCTGGTAGTCTGCACTGTGTGCCTCTGAGTTTGCATGGAAAAAACCGGGGCCGAATCTCTCTGCGCATGCCCTCTCTCCACCCTCCCAGGAAGCACCCTCAGATATCAAACATctcagcctccttctccttccaaaAGGAGAAGCTGCGGTCTATATAGCGGCAAATGTCTTCGTTGCTAAACTCCCCGAGCTCCGAAACGAGCTGGACCGAGTTCTTCCTGCTCTTGGGGTCGAGGGATGCTGGGGTCAGTTCATCTGTGGTCAGGCTGGGCTCTTGGACACTGCTGATCAATGTCTGGGACGACGCCTGATGGGAGAGAATGGAGGGTGGGCGGGGCGATGACACTGCCGACCGCTCTGCGGAAGCCGCCTGGTCGGGCTGCAGGTTGTCACCAAAGAACTCCTGCTTGAGGTCCTCGAAGccatccagccagtccctcttGCCGGCCTCTACCTCCTCCATCACCACCTTGTGGAAGTGGCGGATGAGCTCCCAGCTGTGGCTGCCCAGCCGGTCGAACATCTCATAGCAGAGGAGGTGGCGGAACTTGCGCTCTGCGCGGCTCATGCTCATCTCCAACAGCTGGAAGTAGCCCAGCATGAAGAGGTCCAAGGTGAGGCTGTCGTAGGCCACAGGTGTGCCGCTGATGTGGGGCAGGAAGTGCTCGGGCCAGTAGAGCATGTTGGTGCGGCTCAGGCGGCGGATCTGCCTGGTGGGCACCTGGCTGATGATGCTCCTCCAGTGGGCAATCAGCTTCCCAACCACTTGCCGCTGCTTCATGAAATACAGCAGCCGGTCGTCCTCGCTGGGCTTCCTCCCCAAGGGCATCAGCCGAGCTCCGTCCGAGTTGGCGTTTGCAGCATCAGAGGCGGCCATCTTCCTCTTGGGTGTGGCATGCCTGACTGACTCCGTGAAGGTCCACTTCTTCCAGTGCTCCAGGAAGAGGTAGACGATCCTCTCCTTCCGCATGTCGATGTAATCCTGGACGCAGCTCAACTCTGTCTGGACCGGGAGGCTACGGGTCATGTGGTCAGGGCTGAACAGTGCCTCCCCGAAGGGGTCTTCCGCCACACATGGGACGTCAGCCTGCTTCGGGAAAAGGACCCCCGCTTCGCTGTAAAGCAGAGGTGCATGAGAGAGAGGGATGGGCGGCTCCAGGCCCATGGTGGAGATCTCTTCTTCCCCGAGCCCACCAAATGGCTCGATGCCGGTGATGTAGTCTTCTTCCAAGATGGGCTCCCGGCCAAGAGTGAACTGAGCTGTCCCCACTGGCAAGGACCGCTTCCTCTTGTACACCCGGCTGGGCATGGCATTGGGCACCTGTGCCTGCATGTGCAGTTCATAATTGGCCTTGAGGTTCTTCACCGACACCCCCCACTGCAtgatctccttctccacctcctcccGGGTGCAGCTGAAGGACTGCGACCGAGTGATGTTGGAGGGGCCTTCTTTGAGAGGTGGTGCAGCCCCCACGGCAGCAATGCTGCCCGCCTGCTCCGGCCCTTGCGGGGTGACCATGTCCGCCAGGGTAATGGCCTTCCCACCCAGGGTGGCCAGGAGGAGCGCCATGCTCTTCAGGAGGGTGGAGATCTTGCTGCACCAGGCCGGGAGGTCCTCGGCCTGGCCTTGCATGCGCTTGGGGTTGACGGTGAAGTGCTCCTTCGCCAAGGCGGCTGAGacgggcagcagctgctgcagctcctgctccagctgctccagctgGGTCTCCACCTTCTGCACCTTGTGCATCACCTGGAGGTTCTCGATCTGCCTCTCCAGGTAGAGGATGTCCTCCTCGGTCATGAGCTCCCCGAAGGGCCCCAGGATAGCCTTGTGGGCATGGGAGTAGCGCCAGCCTTCCTGGTGGCTGGAGGGAAGCTATGGCAGGGCAGAAAAGAACAGAGGGCAAAGGGGCTCCCTCAGGACCGTCCTCTACATTTGCCCGGGTTTCGCACACGCCACAAGGCCTTACATGTCCCTTCGTGGTGTAATGGTGGCGCAACACGTTGGCGCTCCCAGGGAGTTGCGCAGGCCGGGGTGGGGCGGGTGGGGTGCAGCGGGGCAGGGGAAAACGGGAAAGtggttggaggagggggaggagatagAGACACTTACAGTTTCCAGCTCACGTAGCGGGCAGCGAGAGAACCACAAGGAACACAAGGGTGTGATCGACTCAACGGCAGAGGCCGCAGGTATGATGCTCACACATTACACCACCGAGTGATCATGTAAGGCATTTAACGCTGCAGTATTGTGCTTTGTAGCGAACGGAGAGTGTGTTGTCTATTGGGGGTTCTTTTTCAGGAAAAgcaagttggttggttggttggttttacttAGACAGACGGACCAAATTGAAGACACGGCAGCAAAGAGTGGAGCTTGGTGGGCCACCATCAGATGCTGGGAACCCCAGCCTTGAGCCGAGGACCCTTGGCACCTACTGCAGGTTAAATGCACTTCAGAGTCAGCCACACCAAGGCAAAGGATGCAGGACCATGCCAACCACATGCCAGCCCATGCCCCTCACCTCTCCGCCTCCCCCCAGCCGGAGCACACAGAAAAGTCTCAGGTGACCAAACGAGGTGGGAAAGAAGAACCCCAAGCCCTGGAGGCTCAATGAACTTGATTTGCAAAAGGGGCTACGGAACCAGGCTGCTCATGTTGGAGACTGAaggtcaaggaaggaaggaaggaaggaagatggatcatagactcatagaattgaagagctggaaaggaccccaagggtcctctagaccaactccctgcaatgcagctaaGGAGGGGTAGAGAGATGGCTAGGattgataggtagatagatacaGGTGTCCATGGGAACAATCTGCTAGTGGGGTTGATATAACTGTATCTCATCATACAACACAGTATGGTTATGGAGGGGTGCAGCAACTGGTGCACCCACAGCTCATACTGGCCCGGCAGGGAGGAGCAGGGAAATGTAACTGGTGCAGGAATTGTCCCTAGGCCCCTGCAGGAAGCACATGAACCTGCCCAGCTGGCAGAACGATGCTGTTGTCGCTCTGCAGCGGAGGGGGATGTCTGCTCATCACAAgtccttacccccccccctttagctgGAGCAACAGATTAGATTGCAGCCTGTATTGCTTGCCTTTGACAGAGTGTCCGAGCCAGATGGATGAAGGTCCAGTGGGCCAAATCTGGCCACTGAAGCAAGTTATTCCGATGAATGTAGTGATCATAATCGGAGTCCTTTCTCTTATCTAGAGCCAATGGTGGTGTAGGGGTTAGtgcgttggactaggacctgggagagaccagggttcaaatccccactcagccacgaagctcactgggtgaccgtgggctagttgctgtctctcagcctagcctacctcacagggttgctgtggggatttaatgaggaaggggaaaaccatctatgtcaccttgagctccttggagaaaatgctgggatataaatacaaaaaagaaatcataataaaataaaaccgccCCTCCCGAACATTTAAAATTGCCGTTCCAGCCAGCATAACTGTGctaaaaacatttggagagcattAGGTTGTAAAAGACTAAGCTAGATTGATCTTTGGACCAACCCAGTAGAATTTTTGTTATGGTTGCTATTGGCAGAAATCCAGAATTCTGCactttctttggaggaaaggtgggataaatggataaataaatagaaatggtaataataatagtaggagTAGTAGTATTAACAACAATTGCATTTTAATCCATTTCTAGCTTATCACTGATTTCATTTTCTAAACAGTTTAGATAGCTGTTCTTCTGTGCCATTGCTTTATTCTTCCTGTAAAGCCCTTTTGAGATTTCCCTCTCACAACCAAGCGATGCACAAACCTTGTGAAATAAAACAAATTTAGAAAACCCAAACAACAATATAGTATTGGAAGGACCACAGGTGTCCTAAAGTAACAttagggcagcttcctaagtaATTTTCAAAGGTTCCTGCCAGCCAGctgaggcaatacagtggtacctcgggttaagaacttaattcgttctggaggtctgttcttaacctgaaactgttcttaacctgaagcaccactttagctaatggggcctgctgctgcggctgcgccaccagcgcgcgatttctgttctcatcctgaagcaaagttcttaacctaaggtactatttctgggttagtggagtctgtaacctgaagcatctgtaacccgaggtaccactgtacagagcttGGTGGATCAAAATGATCTGACCCAGGAGAAGGCAGtacccaggggtgggtgggggtggttcCTCCCAGGAAACCCACTCTGGGCTGGAGAACGGTAGATCAGGAAGGGGAGGAGAATCCAGAAAGAGCTAGTGGACTgagcagccttcctcagcctggtgtcCATGCTGTTGGGACTCTCATCAATCCCCTAACAGTCTAGCCCAATGGTCGGGGTGAGTTCAGAAGCCCTTGAAGGGGGTCTTGAGGCCATGGGGCCAAGGGTTGATGCTTTCCTCAGAGGGATCCTCACAGCAAACACAGGTGACAAGACCAGGGCACGCAGCACCACGCCATGCTGACCAGCCCCCCCACGCCCCCCACGCTTCCTACCTTGCGCCtctgctcttcctcttcctggATCTTCACCTGCAGCTTGCGGACCATCACTTGGCGCTTCCACTCCGGGATGGGTCTCCCCTGCTCATCGTGGGTGGGGATCAGGGCCTCAGTGTCCACCTGGCCAGCCGCAGCTGACGAGGAGGGCGACAGCGAGGAGCCATTGACCACTGGCTCCGGGGAGGCCGCCGGTCTGGGCGCGGGAGGCGCATCCGGGGTGGACGGAGGGGTCGGTGTCCTAGTAGGGGAAGGGGAAGATGCAGGAGCCTCGGCCTGGATTTGGGTGGGGTGAAAAGGAGCCGAGAGTTAGGGACGAGAGTTTGGTTTgcacttactatttcataaaatGGATACACCGCTTGTGTGTAAAACAGCGGTCTACCCAAAAGAGATAAAACAAAAATGTTATCATAAAGAAAAATGAACAACAGCCCTGTTTTGAAACACGTAAGCCTGTTTGCTGTTGCTAACCACCTCCTTGAATGGCCCACTGGACCAATTTCAAGTAGGGCCAGATCCGTGGGAGGTTTCCCTGTCCTTACAGCCTGTGTGATCCAACACCCATACACTTAATCGGTAGACAGATTCTTTACGACATTGTCACTCAGCGAAGTGAGAGTTTGGCGAAGGATCAATGTCAAGGTTGTAGCTGCATCTAGTATCTTGCCAATGCTACCCGTCTGCCGGCTGTTAGACAAGGTCTTCCCATCAAGGGCTGTGATCAAGCATCGCAGGGGTAACTCCTTGGTCTGGAGGGCACAAACCAACCAGATCATCTGACAACCAAGCGTGACCGATGGTACCACCCTCTCAGCCATGTGGTTCTGCCCCATTCCACAGAAACCTCTTCTTGATGTTTTGACAGGATCTCCAGgcacttggcaatcatttttaaatcATTCCCATGCCATTTTTCACACATTttttcacacacatacatacacacaaataatcGGACGAGTCAATATTCTTCTGTAGTTATTTACCAAGCAAAACCAAATTATGtcaatttaaccaaaatatcttttgaattcccaagtcatgttacaacttctTTGCCCATCCTCATTTTTGGAATtggaagttgaaaaattcaacacgccCCAATATACCTGTGGTTACGGAGTGCCAATGTGCCTCCAATActtgtataagaaataaaagcatgccatacatggggtggggaggggacacCTACAGCCATTTGAGCTCTTCTCTTTAGATACTTACTGTTTGGGGACATTTTGGGAGGCTTGAGGAATTGCCTCAAGGTAGATTTTGGAATTTGctttctgcccagagtggctagggaaacccagccggatgggcagggtataaataataaattattgttattattattactgctgggAACAGTTTGCAAGAGTGCAGCCACGTGGGGCAGCATTCTCTGCAGCTGGAGTGAGGAAtcccccctgccaaaaaaaccaGCCTTGTTTTTGCATTAGTAAAAGCTTAAGAACCCCACTGATAAGCCCCCATCTGCTGCCCACCCCCACATCCTCTAAGGGCGATGCTGTTGAACTGAGCTCCAGAAGACTCCtagacccctctccctctctctctctctctctctctctctctctctctcacacacacacacacacacacacacagaagccaaTCAGCTTCCCTGCTTCTAATTACAAAGAGTTAATCCTGCTCCAAAAGCCTCTTTGGGgcctctgccctccccccactCGCACTTCTAAGGAGGATAAGGAGGAACGTGGTTGGCAAACAGGCAGGCAACCCAGTCCGTCACCTACGTTGGTGGCTGTCTGGCCAGAGCCCGAGAAGATGGTGGTGAAGCCCTTGCTCTGGGGTGTAGGCTTCAGGCTCTTCCCGGCTTTGATTTCTGCCAGCAGCTCTGCGTTGTCACCGGTCGGGGACATCATGTTGAATGACTTGGTGCCTGAAACAGAGGGTGAAGGGGAGGGCGCATCAATTTCAGCccctctcactttctcatttcttaaattcagtttgtccggatctggcccaatcaccttctaaatccagcccacgggcggtctgggaatcagcatgtttttacatgagtagaatgtatccttttatttaaaatgcatctctgggttatttgtggggcataggaattagttcatttccccccctcaaaatatagtccagccccccacaaggtctgagggacagtggactggccccctgctgaaaaagtttgctgacccctgacttagggCTTACATGAAACCCAAGCCACTTCCACGTGGTGGTTGATCATGACCTTGCTGCTGTTCATACATTTGCAGCATCTACGCCACAATGCCACCATGCAATATTTCCCTAATTAATCCGGATTTACTGTTTCCGAGGAAAATCCGATCagtaaaacaaaccaataaaccccAAAAAGAGTTGATCCTGATTAAACGTGGGGTAGAAAATACAGGGTGGCATTTTGATGAGGACATTGTCATGTGGATTCTTCCCCTCCAAACTTGTCTGCAATAAACTGCCCACATCTCCTCCTCTCTGACTTGCTAGTTTTCCATGCGGATGGatttcttaaaacaacaacaacaggggagCATTCATCCTAGGAACGACAGATCCTTTTAATTTCGGTTCTCtgagtttctcattcttccaactCAGCTCATATTTCCACaacaatttgcattaaaatgcaacaataccccacaAACAATTATCGACATTTTACTGCGGATTTCTTCTAACAAaacccatttttgtatgcagctttggCTAGCATACACATCATTGCAAGCTGTTTCCCCAGTTATGTTGCATTCTTGTATGTATGTTATTTTTCCTAACacatacatttttgcatgcatcACCAGGCCAgataaatgcattgcaaaattcagtggaGTGGAAATTTCAGTTCGCATTTGGGTTGAGGAAACGAGGGAGTTTGTCctgcaaacagaaacaaaacctaACCTCTCCTCCACCTCTTCATGCATACAATTCCCCTGCCTGCAGTCTCTGGCAAGGTTTTGAAGATAATTGGGAGGGGGCATTTTCTCCAGAAAAAGTACATGGCCAGAAAAAAGATCCTCATCATATTCCTCCCCCACatagctactactactactactatttatataAAACACCTGGAGATCTGTGACCTGTTGCCTCACCTAATTGCAACCTCACCCAAGAGACATTTTTCACATTATCTTTGTAAGAAAGAGGCTCAATGGTTGGAGCTGAAAGATCAAACAATTCTGCCAATCGAGAGCTCTCTGAGTAATTGCTCAAGCccatgcctccccctcccccaattaggCTGCCTCGGAGTTCATCATGGTACACAGCAAGTGAATTGAGCATTTCCAGTCACTGGCAGGAGAATCGGGCGTCTTCATTTCTTAAGGAGCTCTACCAAGTCAAGTTCTGCAAAtgatcctcccccaaaaaaacccttggAGTCAAGAGGACCACACCTATTCTCTGTGTATTTGAAGGAACCGCCTTGGAACACAAAAAATATGCAATGCGGGGGCGATGATGTCCTTAAGAGCCCTGGCGAGCCTGGGATGCACATGGTAATCCCATCTCGGTGGAAGCTGGAAACATTCAAAGCATCAGCAAGCTAATCACTACACCACGTTCAAAGCCAGTGGGGGGAAAGTTGAGTGGGCAGAGGTGTCCCACGGCATCACAGCAAAAAGCCAGCTTTGCTGTCGTTCGGGGAAGAACCAAAACATGCCGACACCTCCAACCAGTTCCATAGCATCCCAAACCGAGACGACTCACATGGAAAAGGAAGCCCACAGACTGAAGTGTGCAGGATGCAAACAGggtgcctgacacttcaaagacGGATAGACTTGTGCAGTTGGAAAGggtgccaagggtcatctagtccaaccccccttcaagtgcaggaatcgcagctaaggaatccctggcAAATCGCCACctagcctctgcttgaaaacctccaaccaccttccgagggagccccctccactgtccaacagctctcaccatcaggGAGTTCTTCCTAACATTTAGGCAGAATATCCTCTTGATCGGGTCCTCCCAGCAGACCATGCACCCCTCCTCTGAAGCCCGCAATGGCGCCTCACCTTTTCCTGACGCGACCCATCCAGCGTTCAGGTGCAAGGAATCAGACAGGTAGAGGTTAAGAAGGGATAAAGGAGGCCAGGGGAAGGCCAGGGCTGCGTTAGCCAGGTGCCAGCCCCTCCCACCTTCCCAGGGGGACCCGGAATAGCGCTGATCTGGGCTAATGAAAATCCCATTTCGGGTGCTATTTAGTCCCGTTGGGTTGCATCGCCTCCCCACCTGGCTAGTTCTGATTCTGGAGCACAGGACTACATGTTTGCTCCAGCCGTCGCCTGACCTCACACACCTGGCACCAACCACAGAAGAGCAGGAAATTGAACCACTAACATTGCCCTGGGTGTTCTGACCCACTTAGGGGGCGGGAAGGCAGTTGCCAAAGCTGGTCTACTGCAAGGAGGATACTTGCCCTGTTTGGTGTGCGTCAGCATAGCACGCAGGGCGCAGCCCCAGCGCTCCTGAGCAGACGGCGCGGCAAGACAAGACCCAGGCTCCTCGCGCCACCATCTGTCTTCCTGCGCCATGCGGCTCCGTCGCTCCTAATTCCCTAGCAAGGGGCCATGGTCCCACCAGAAAGGGGCGGAAGGAAAGGCTCCGGCGTCAGCCTCCCTCCTCTGGGCAGGAGGAATGAATGGACGGGGTCTCAGGAGCGCCTTTCCCCTCGGGGagcaaagacaaaaagcctgCTGGCATTAATGGCCCACTTTGAGAAAACGACATGCTATTAAGAGCCGGCTTGAGACCCCAAATCCTCCTGGATTCAGGACTAATAAGCGCCATGTGTTGAGCGGCTGCCAAATTGGAAGCGCTAATAAGCCCCCGGGGGCCCCTGATAGATGTCCACGTGGCTCGGCTAATGCGGAGCATATGAGCACAAACAAAAGGAGCCCTGTGTGCCTCCTCCAGCAGAGAGGCGGCGGGCACAGGACAATCGGGGTTGGGGAGGGGTGAACTAGTGAGAGAGACTGCAGAGGGGACAAGGCATTCCCAGGAGAATGAGCACTGCTCTGACCCACAGCGAGCTTCTGCCCTCGGCTCTGGTGGAAATGTAGCCCCTGCGTTTGGGGGCTGAGGTCTGGGGACTCGCAGCCCATAGGCCCCCAGGTAGTGGCAGCAGGTGAGGGCAGCAGGTGAAAAGGCCCAGTATTGTGCAAATAATGGGGACCACTGTGGCTGACGCTGGTTGCCACAGCACCCTTTCCTCCTTCTTATCtcatcatcaacctttattatggtccagagacccaacaaatcgttacaaagcaatacacaattcatacagcctacctgcaggttaaacaagcatttcgttcagaatatagggatcattggttcttgcaaccacccataaaaactttgccactgctaatgttctagcgtttgtccggtcttccaataggaacctgacatagtgagcctctgattttcccaggaaaggtaccagcaagggtaatatcagttcagccctggcttgctcatattttgcacagtgcaacaaaatatttttaatggaatcgatgtcttgagcacacgagcaaagtctgtcctggtagggaactcttctcaacctgccatccaacactgcagaaggaaagacgcttagtctggctttggtgaaaagccttcgataatttggtactgtcaggtttttaatgtaagatgggAACTTCTTATCTTTGAATACACTTTATAGCCAGGGGACATGTATATGCCATCCAATGTCTCTTTAAAAATCTCTAAGGGAGGGCAGGATGTGTCTATTTCAGCCCctctcttttttctcatttctaaAGTTCAGTTCATTCCATTTCCAcataagtttaaaaaaaaaatggaccgcaggattgtggagttggaagggaaacccaaggatcatctagtccaaccacatgcaatgaaggaatcatggctaaagcacccctgacatccaacctctgcttaagaacctccaacaaaggagaatCCACCGCCTTCCAAGGACATCCGTTCCAcggtcaagcagctcttaccaccagaaagttcttcctaatatttagtttgCATCTCCGTCCTTGTCAATCAAAGCCATGGTctgggtcctcccctctggagcagcagacgacaagcttgctccaccttccctgtgacagcccatcagatatttgaagatagctctcACATCAATAGTGATTTATCATATCCTTGCATCATAGAAAGCCACTGTGACCGGGATTTTGCAAGGAGGCACACGGTGGAAAATTTCTCAAAACGTATTTAAATAGTGTGAGGCTGTGCAGATTCTGGGAGGCACACTGAGGCAAAACAAAAACGGCAGTTGCTTTGGGGAGACAAATTAATTGGGCTTGGCCATTTCTGCAGAGGAAGAAAATGAGCAATTGTCTCTGAGGCGCGAGAACTGTGCTTCTGTGTGAAGCCTCTGGGGATCAGCAGCGTTTACCAAGAGACTTGTATGATGTTTGTAGCATGGTTTGAAATGCAAACCAGCTTCCTCCCTGTTTCATAGCTGTTCTGGGTGCTgagcaaagcattctgggaacggTGGTTCTAGGCTCCCATAGCAATAAcaacaattcccagtacccttccTGCCCACACTTGGCCTTTGGAGGAAAGGCCacagcttggtggtagagcatctctaTATCCTGAATGATTGAAGCAGAGAGAAGGCAACCATTTGCCTTGAGGAGGTTGCCTGTCACGTCTCTGCGTGAGTCAGGGAAGCAGAAGCATATGAGCTTCCTAGAGGCATTTGGCAGGCTGCTGTAAGGAATGGCTCAGCCTGATGGAGCGACACAGTCTTTTAGAAACAAgcttctgtgtgtgtttctcagtCAGGATATAGAGACAGGGATTCGGTGTGTACGTCCGTAAGCTGAGGCTCTAACGCCCTTATTGCCATTTGCATCCCACAATCCGGATGCACTGCCAGACTCAATTTGTACTAAATAATGTAGGCTTGGCATGGGGTGTGGTGACAGGTAAGCACCCAACACAAAAGCCTGAGGATTAAGCCTCCATCAATATTTTAAGGAGCTAAAGCCTTTGCTAAGGGAGGCAACTGCAGATGTATTTAAAAGCAGAGAGTGGGAGGGAGAACGTTTCTGAACTATAAGATAGCGCATGGGTTTTGCACCAGTTCAGCCCTTgtgacttcccccaaggaatcctgggaattgtagttttgaaaAGAGTGCTGACAATCTAGTTCAACAGCCAGTTCTTTCCCCTCTTGGAAGAAGTGAATAGCTCCTTCCATTTAAGTTTACAACTGGCCATTTCCAagggaaagcaaccactttctaAGGAGCCCATACTTCCCCAATAAATTCTggttttactaaaaaaaaaaaaggctcccgAACAGTTTGCTCCCAAAATGTCCAAATATAAGACACTTAAGCCTGAGTTCTTCATCAGCATAACATGGGATTCCCAAAATCCTGTCAAAGAGTATGCCTCGAGACTTGCAAGGGGGACAGAGGGAAAAGGGAGCCTCTGAGCAAGTTTAGAGTGCCGCCCACATGGCGAAGTCCAtgaatattattaaaataatacacCTATACAAGTTACTATCCTTCCTTCCTACAGTATACCTGCACCAGCCATACTCTGATTACCCTCTGGGGGGCGGatccctgtctgtctgtcttccttAGAATCTCCCCTGACCTAAAAGGGTGTTTAGAGAATTATTGTGAGAATGTAATTGATATAAATGCTCAAAATTATGATCATGACTGTTTCTTCACCATCTGGGACACTTCCTTATACATGTGCATAAGATGTCTTATGGACACCTCACTACTCAAATATTAACCGCTTGTAGTAAGATTGCGAGATCCACCCTCCAATAAGTTGGGAAGCCTTCAGCCTGCCCAAAATATGTACGGCAAGGGGCACAATTCTGCAGAAgcgcagaaaaacaacaaccccttagcatgcaaattcatttttttttaaaaaaagtttaacacCTTCTtgccaagtttctagtcccttgGGTTGTGGAGCTGTACTCAGAAGTATGTGGGGAAGTTCGGAAACCTCAGAATCCAGAGGCAAGCCGCTGAATAAGATTCCTTGGGGTCGCAGATACAGAATCAGGGCCCTGAGAGCCTCTTAGCCACACCCCATGGTAGGAAAACAATCTTCCAATTTCATGCAAAATTAGACAAATCATATGCACATTTCGTAGACTCAGTATGGGTCCCCAGAATTTTTTCAGCTGTAGTCTGGCATGCACACAGCGGATACGACTAGTCCTCAAGAAAGCTCAACCCCACACAAAATAGGGCTCTGAAGCAAGGACGCTACACAACACAAGCATATTAAATAGGTACAGTCAGAGGTATGGCAAAATGGCTCACTGGACTTACTCTTCatggcttccaagtggagaaatCCTTCCTGGAAAAAGCAGCCATTGCTCACTGAACAGGCTGGTGCAAagctctggggtgggggtggggggtggggacggcCAACACAGCAGGTCCTTGGGGGTGGGAGCCAGAAATCTGCCACCCGGGCCAAGTGAGAGGAAAAGGCAGGGCTAAGTCGGAGGGGTGGAGTTTGGATAAAGGTAAGTCGAGATAACCGCTTCCTTCTGCCTCCTCttatcaaaaaaataataataatctacctGCAGCCCCCAAAGGAGAATCGTGGCTATATTTTTTTTGCCTCAACACCCTCTGTTTTCAGACAGTTCCAGGTCTTCTTGGAATTTTAGACAAGAACACGAAACATCCGAGTCACGCTGACATTTTTAAAGCTGCAATTTGCTTCCATTTGACAGTTCAGTGTGGAATCTGGTGGACTTTGAGATTGCAGGGAGAGGACAGGGAAAGCGGGGAAGCTGTAAAACACACACTAGCCTGTGACCCACAGTCACCGTGAAGCAGAAGCAGTGGAACTCTGAGCTCTGGGTGTTCCCAAGCCTGTTTGGACCCATAAAAACATtgggggttattattattttaaatggtcAAACAGGGCTTTTGACCTGCTGGACTTTGTTCTTGTTGATCAACTTCTCTGTTTCACACTTCTATCTC encodes the following:
- the LOC114602355 gene encoding espin-like protein translates to MTEEDILYLERQIENLQVMHKVQKVETQLEQLEQELQQLLPVSAALAKEHFTVNPKRMQGQAEDLPAWCSKISTLLKSMALLLATLGGKAITLADMVTPQGPEQAGSIAAVGAAPPLKEGPSNITRSQSFSCTREEVEKEIMQWGVSVKNLKANYELHMQAQVPNAMPSRVYKRKRSLPVGTAQFTLGREPILEEDYITGIEPFGGLGEEEISTMGLEPPIPLSHAPLLYSEAGVLFPKQADVPCVAEDPFGEALFSPDHMTRSLPVQTELSCVQDYIDMRKERIVYLFLEHWKKWTFTESVRHATPKRKMAASDAANANSDGARLMPLGRKPSEDDRLLYFMKQRQVVGKLIAHWRSIISQVPTRQIRRLSRTNMLYWPEHFLPHISGTPVAYDSLTLDLFMLGYFQLLEMSMSRAERKFRHLLCYEMFDRLGSHSWELIRHFHKVVMEEVEAGKRDWLDGFEDLKQEFFGDNLQPDQAASAERSAVSSPRPPSILSHQASSQTLISSVQEPSLTTDELTPASLDPKSRKNSVQLVSELGEFSNEDICRYIDRSFSFWKEKEAEMFDI